One window of the Agrobacterium larrymoorei genome contains the following:
- a CDS encoding TonB-dependent siderophore receptor, which yields MISAIPASSKIRALLRYRTATLLSCTAIITLLPAFAVAQDANGDATVLETITIQGSSQSDNDSKSIVAERSNAVGKMPGEIFTTPATVSVVTSKEIEQRKADSIEKVVQYTAGVTTDYYGSDERYDYVKIRGFTPFTYRDGLMVGRTWTGVKEEPYSFERVEVLKGANSTGFGVSDPGGAINYVTKKPRSERFGEIYGTTGSYAHKEAGFDFGDNLTEDDTLSYRLTGKFERSDGEFDFSSNDENFVQGGLTWRPTDATSLTFVFDHLDRDGTPSSGGHPLFTDFNRDRFFGEPSYNYDTTNRNTYSVMLEHDFGNGLSFGSNARYSKSRNGFGYTYIYDALGAGDPDDTRVNRNYFGSDGSAEHFIADAHLLYETEFEQVESRTLVGADYSNFNSRGANYYTAAPQIDFTNPVFAGGPGPLSPYSSSKKDQVNGGIYLQQDLIFNDRVTASLGLRNDWLDLEDKNLNTGTTASGTYSELSKRFGLSYKVTDELAAYVSYAESVAPPTSGKEPTYGKQYEVGIKYRPDAIPALITASIYDLTLENITTYEAPVYLPNTVKEVRHRGFDLEGKLELTSNVNLIGAYSYIDSKIVDTGATYNGKRFAQVPEHMASLWSTYTLEGSGERGDMTFGAGARFTGSYYFDNANTRKSKGAVVFDASFSYNIRENTTFQLNVNNVFDEKHIANNDGGALYYNPGRTIYASLRQTW from the coding sequence ATGATCAGCGCCATTCCCGCCTCCAGTAAAATTCGAGCTCTCCTGCGATATCGCACCGCAACCCTTCTTAGCTGCACGGCAATCATCACATTGCTTCCGGCTTTCGCAGTGGCGCAGGACGCGAACGGGGATGCCACCGTGCTGGAGACGATTACCATTCAGGGGAGTAGCCAGTCGGATAATGACTCGAAGTCAATTGTCGCGGAACGATCGAATGCCGTCGGCAAGATGCCGGGGGAAATCTTCACCACGCCAGCCACTGTCTCGGTGGTGACCTCCAAGGAAATCGAGCAGCGCAAGGCCGACAGCATCGAGAAGGTGGTCCAATACACGGCTGGCGTGACGACCGACTACTATGGTTCGGACGAACGGTACGACTACGTCAAGATTCGCGGCTTCACGCCCTTCACTTATCGTGATGGCTTGATGGTAGGGCGCACCTGGACCGGCGTGAAGGAAGAACCCTATAGCTTTGAGCGGGTGGAAGTGCTGAAAGGCGCTAACTCCACGGGCTTTGGCGTTTCGGATCCGGGTGGTGCAATCAACTATGTGACGAAGAAGCCGCGCAGTGAGCGCTTTGGCGAGATATACGGCACCACCGGCTCTTACGCACACAAGGAAGCAGGCTTCGATTTCGGTGACAACCTCACGGAAGACGATACGCTCTCATACCGCCTGACGGGCAAATTCGAGCGCTCTGATGGCGAGTTCGATTTCTCGAGCAATGATGAGAACTTCGTTCAAGGTGGCCTGACATGGAGGCCGACGGACGCGACGTCGCTTACCTTCGTATTCGATCATCTGGATCGCGATGGTACGCCGAGCAGCGGCGGTCACCCACTCTTCACAGACTTCAACCGCGACCGCTTCTTTGGCGAGCCATCTTACAACTACGATACGACGAACCGGAACACTTACTCCGTCATGTTGGAGCACGATTTCGGCAATGGTCTGTCGTTCGGCTCCAACGCTCGCTACAGCAAGTCGAGAAACGGCTTTGGCTACACCTACATCTATGATGCGCTCGGTGCAGGAGATCCCGACGATACGCGGGTCAATCGCAACTACTTCGGCAGCGACGGTTCGGCCGAGCATTTCATTGCAGATGCCCATCTCCTTTACGAAACGGAGTTCGAACAGGTCGAAAGCCGCACTTTGGTTGGCGCCGACTACAGCAACTTCAATTCTCGGGGCGCGAACTATTATACCGCTGCACCGCAGATCGATTTCACAAACCCCGTTTTTGCTGGTGGTCCCGGTCCTCTTTCGCCCTATAGCAGTTCGAAAAAGGATCAGGTCAATGGAGGGATCTATCTCCAGCAGGACCTGATTTTCAACGACCGCGTCACAGCAAGCCTCGGGCTGCGCAATGACTGGCTGGATCTTGAGGATAAGAACCTCAACACCGGCACAACCGCGAGCGGCACGTATAGCGAATTAAGCAAGCGCTTCGGATTGAGCTACAAGGTGACGGATGAGCTTGCTGCCTATGTCAGCTACGCAGAATCGGTGGCACCGCCGACTTCGGGGAAAGAACCGACCTATGGCAAGCAATATGAGGTCGGGATCAAGTATCGGCCAGATGCAATTCCAGCCCTCATTACCGCTTCGATTTACGATCTGACGCTGGAGAACATCACCACCTATGAGGCTCCCGTCTACCTGCCGAATACGGTGAAGGAGGTCCGTCATCGGGGCTTCGATCTCGAAGGCAAGCTCGAGCTCACGTCCAACGTCAACTTGATCGGTGCCTACTCCTATATCGACTCGAAGATTGTGGACACTGGCGCAACCTATAACGGCAAGAGGTTTGCTCAGGTGCCGGAGCACATGGCATCTCTTTGGAGCACCTACACCTTGGAAGGAAGCGGCGAGCGCGGCGACATGACTTTTGGAGCTGGAGCGCGTTTCACAGGGTCCTACTACTTCGACAACGCCAATACGCGCAAATCAAAGGGGGCGGTCGTTTTCGACGCATCGTTCTCTTACAACATTCGGGAGAACACCACTTTCCAGCTGAATGTTAACAACGTCTTCGATGAGAAGCACATCGCCAACAACGATGGCGGTGCACTCTACTACAATCCCGGACGCACCATCTACGCGTCGCTGCGTCAGACCTGGTAG
- a CDS encoding helix-turn-helix domain-containing protein, with product MTYLHAMQTEIQGIQAVSPPRWRSLDGIVGVHWEAEGHAGASGYYLSPDPRIMLFFKDVSSHIRVSDQSSRFDRFERGLASAIYVPAHVPLWTKFTRRHRFSHLDLHLHQDRLMRYIAPIVGSSAARAVSKRPVELKEPGPLISLANLVVDELDDSARHPAFAENLVGSIVTGLLDLHAADEEKTAASGRLTQAQLNRLSTYFANCGGRRLTVREMADVVGLSESWFANVFKQTTEMTPLQWQLSRRIDLAKGMLSDTSVSIADVSAQLGFSDQAHLTKVFRSLTGDTPAAWRRKHLLT from the coding sequence GTGACATATCTTCACGCAATGCAAACCGAAATACAGGGCATACAGGCCGTTTCACCTCCAAGGTGGCGTTCGCTGGATGGCATCGTCGGCGTTCACTGGGAGGCGGAAGGTCACGCTGGCGCCAGTGGATATTACCTTTCGCCAGACCCTCGCATCATGCTGTTCTTCAAGGATGTCAGCAGCCATATACGCGTTTCCGATCAATCATCTCGTTTCGATCGTTTCGAACGGGGGTTGGCCTCGGCGATTTATGTCCCTGCCCACGTGCCCTTGTGGACGAAGTTTACGCGGCGCCATCGCTTTTCGCACCTTGATCTGCATCTGCACCAGGATCGGCTGATGCGTTACATCGCTCCGATCGTCGGATCGTCTGCTGCTCGTGCCGTCTCAAAAAGGCCGGTTGAGCTCAAAGAACCGGGACCTTTGATCAGTCTCGCCAATCTGGTTGTCGATGAACTGGACGACAGCGCCAGACACCCAGCATTCGCAGAAAATTTGGTCGGCAGCATTGTAACAGGCCTCCTCGATCTGCATGCGGCTGATGAGGAAAAGACGGCTGCAAGCGGGCGTCTGACCCAAGCTCAACTGAACAGGCTTTCAACCTACTTTGCGAATTGCGGCGGTCGACGTCTAACCGTACGAGAAATGGCGGATGTTGTCGGCCTGTCCGAAAGCTGGTTCGCCAACGTCTTCAAGCAAACCACAGAGATGACACCGCTACAGTGGCAATTGTCCCGCCGTATCGACCTTGCCAAAGGCATGTTGAGCGATACCAGCGTGAGCATCGCCGATGTCAGCGCGCAACTTGGTTTTTCCGATCAGGCGCATTTAACCAAGGTCTTCCGCAGTCTCACAGGCGATACGCCGGCCGCGTGGCGACGAAAACACCTTTTGACGTGA
- a CDS encoding iron-siderophore ABC transporter substrate-binding protein, with product MTSLQTAADDVARFPLDIKHALGTTTIAKKPLRVATVAWANHEVPLALGIVPVGMAAANFGDDDGDGLLPWVSERLKELNGKTPRLFDEGDGIDFEAVAETQPDVILAAYSGLNQSDYATLSQIAPVVAYPQAPWSTDWRETIRFDSAGLGMAAEGETLIADIENKIAAEVAKYPELKGKSAMFVTHLDATDLSVVNFYTSQDTRVRFFKDLGLSMPKSVVQASSNGSFAGSISAEQIDMFDDVDIVVTYGDQQLVDAMKANPLLARMPAVKHDAIVTLGRDPVGTAANPTPLSITWVLPAYVAKLAEAARKTE from the coding sequence ATGACCTCGTTGCAGACCGCAGCAGATGACGTGGCTCGCTTTCCGCTGGACATCAAACATGCGCTCGGCACCACGACGATCGCGAAAAAACCGCTCCGAGTTGCAACGGTTGCTTGGGCCAATCACGAAGTTCCACTAGCGTTGGGGATTGTCCCGGTCGGCATGGCGGCGGCTAATTTTGGCGATGATGACGGCGATGGCCTGCTGCCATGGGTTTCGGAGCGCCTTAAGGAACTCAACGGCAAAACACCTCGCTTATTCGATGAAGGTGATGGAATTGATTTCGAGGCGGTGGCCGAGACACAACCAGACGTCATTCTCGCCGCCTATTCAGGATTGAACCAAAGCGACTACGCGACACTGAGCCAGATTGCGCCGGTGGTTGCCTATCCGCAGGCGCCGTGGTCCACCGATTGGCGCGAGACCATCCGTTTCGATAGTGCCGGTCTGGGCATGGCTGCTGAAGGTGAAACGCTCATTGCCGACATCGAGAACAAGATCGCAGCAGAAGTTGCAAAATACCCTGAGTTGAAGGGCAAGTCCGCGATGTTTGTGACACATCTCGACGCGACCGATCTCAGCGTCGTCAATTTCTACACATCACAGGACACACGAGTTCGCTTCTTCAAGGATCTTGGTCTCTCCATGCCCAAAAGCGTGGTTCAGGCCTCGTCCAATGGCAGCTTCGCTGGCTCAATCAGCGCCGAGCAGATCGACATGTTCGACGATGTCGACATTGTCGTTACCTACGGCGATCAGCAACTTGTCGATGCGATGAAGGCCAATCCCCTCCTCGCACGCATGCCCGCAGTCAAGCACGATGCCATCGTGACTTTGGGTCGCGATCCGGTCGGCACAGCGGCCAATCCCACGCCTCTTTCCATCACGTGGGTCTTGCCCGCCTATGTCGCCAAGCTTGCGGAAGCAGCGAGAAAAACGGAATGA